Proteins encoded in a region of the Mycolicibacterium duvalii genome:
- a CDS encoding amidohydrolase family protein: MSALRDHAGTVRLVDHHVHGCWLSPVGRHRFENALNEANTEAVASFDSAFDTQLGFSVRAHCSEMLGLDRHVEPDVYWAARRTIPEDVLAQRFLRAAGVSDWMVDTGFADGVAGIDELAALDSGRVHEIVRLETVAEQAAAAPGDYAAAFDELLWRQTRTALGTKSILAYRGGFPGDLSEPSPAEVADAAARWRDAGGMRLRDRVLLRFGLHRALRLGKPLQLHVGFGDRDADLHAANPTHLIDFLRGSGDTPVLLLHCYPYEREAGYLAQAFNNVHLDGSLSIHHLGARSAAFVGRLLELAPFRKILYASDGFGPAELHYLGARLWRAGIATTLQGFVDAGEWSQPDAVRVIDLIAHRNAERVYGLS; the protein is encoded by the coding sequence GTGTCGGCCCTGCGAGACCACGCCGGGACCGTTCGGCTGGTCGACCACCATGTGCACGGCTGCTGGCTCTCGCCGGTGGGCCGGCACCGGTTCGAGAACGCGCTGAACGAGGCCAACACCGAGGCGGTGGCGTCCTTCGACTCGGCGTTCGACACCCAGCTCGGCTTCTCGGTACGCGCCCACTGCTCCGAAATGCTGGGCCTGGACCGCCATGTCGAGCCCGACGTCTACTGGGCAGCGCGCCGCACGATCCCCGAAGATGTCCTGGCGCAACGGTTCCTACGCGCTGCCGGGGTGTCGGATTGGATGGTGGACACCGGGTTCGCCGACGGCGTAGCCGGTATCGACGAACTCGCCGCGCTCGACTCCGGGCGGGTGCACGAGATCGTGCGGCTGGAGACCGTCGCCGAGCAGGCGGCCGCGGCACCCGGGGACTACGCCGCCGCGTTCGACGAGCTGCTGTGGCGACAGACCCGGACCGCGCTGGGCACGAAGTCGATTCTGGCCTACCGCGGCGGTTTTCCCGGTGACCTGTCCGAGCCGTCACCGGCCGAGGTCGCCGACGCGGCCGCCCGCTGGCGCGACGCGGGCGGGATGCGCTTGCGCGACCGGGTGTTGCTGCGGTTCGGGCTGCACCGGGCGCTGCGGCTGGGGAAACCGCTGCAGCTCCATGTCGGGTTCGGCGACCGCGACGCCGACCTGCACGCGGCCAATCCGACACACCTGATCGACTTCCTGCGCGGCAGCGGGGACACCCCGGTGCTGCTGCTGCACTGCTATCCCTACGAACGGGAAGCCGGGTATCTGGCGCAGGCGTTCAACAACGTCCACCTCGACGGCAGCCTGTCGATCCACCATCTCGGCGCCCGGTCGGCGGCGTTCGTCGGGCGTCTGCTGGAGCTCGCGCCGTTCCGTAAGATCCTCTACGCATCGGACGGGTTCGGTCCGGCCGAACTGCACTATCTGGGCGCCCGGCTGTGGCGCGCCGGGATCGCCACCACGCTGCAGGGCTTCGTCGACGCCGGAGAATGGAGTCAGCCCGACGCCGTCCGGGTGATCGACCTGATCGCCCACCGCAACGCCGAACGCGTCTACGGGCTGAGCTGA
- a CDS encoding cytochrome P450 yields the protein MSLGTGIIPRINGAPPPAIALTDIDLGSWDFWGLDDDIRDGAFATLRREAPISFHEAFVADGDAEIAGHWALTRYDDVHYASRHPELFSSALGITIGDQTPELAEYFGSMIAMDDPRHTRLRNIVRSAFTPRVLALIEDSVRARAGRLVEDMVAEHPDGQADIVTALAGPLPLQIICDMMGIPAADHQRIFHWTNVILGFGDPDIATDFDEFIEVAMAIGAYASELADARRSHPRDDLTTSLVQAELDGERLTSAEVASFFILLVVAGNETTRNAISHGVLALSRYPDQRDIWWADYPAVAPTAVEEIVRWASPVAYMRRTATRDVELGGVRIAEGDKLTLWYGSANRDETKFADPWTFDVRRNPNPHVGFGGGGAHFCLGANLARREITVAFEEVHRRVPDLTATAEPDRLHSAFIHGIKRLPVSWTPPG from the coding sequence ATGAGCTTGGGCACCGGAATCATCCCGCGGATCAACGGCGCCCCGCCGCCGGCCATCGCGCTGACCGACATCGATCTCGGCTCCTGGGACTTCTGGGGTCTCGACGACGACATCCGCGACGGTGCCTTCGCCACCCTGCGCCGCGAGGCCCCGATCTCCTTTCACGAGGCGTTCGTCGCCGACGGGGATGCCGAGATCGCCGGGCACTGGGCGCTGACGCGGTACGACGACGTGCACTACGCCAGCCGCCATCCGGAGCTGTTCAGCTCGGCGCTGGGGATCACCATCGGTGATCAGACCCCGGAACTGGCTGAGTATTTCGGCTCGATGATCGCGATGGACGACCCCCGCCACACCCGCCTGCGCAACATCGTGCGCAGCGCCTTCACGCCCCGGGTGCTGGCGCTGATCGAGGACTCGGTGCGGGCCCGGGCGGGCCGACTGGTCGAGGACATGGTGGCCGAGCATCCGGACGGGCAGGCCGACATCGTCACTGCGCTCGCCGGGCCGCTGCCGCTGCAGATCATCTGCGACATGATGGGTATCCCCGCGGCTGACCATCAGCGGATCTTCCACTGGACCAACGTCATTCTGGGGTTCGGCGATCCCGACATCGCCACCGACTTCGACGAGTTCATCGAGGTGGCGATGGCCATCGGCGCGTACGCCTCCGAACTGGCCGACGCCCGGCGCAGCCATCCGCGCGACGACCTGACCACCAGCCTGGTCCAAGCCGAACTCGACGGCGAGCGGCTCACCTCGGCGGAGGTTGCGTCGTTCTTCATCCTGCTGGTGGTGGCCGGCAACGAGACCACCCGCAACGCGATCAGCCACGGGGTGCTGGCACTGAGCAGGTACCCCGACCAGCGCGACATCTGGTGGGCCGACTACCCGGCGGTGGCGCCCACCGCGGTCGAGGAGATCGTCCGCTGGGCCTCCCCCGTGGCCTATATGCGCCGTACCGCGACCCGGGATGTCGAACTGGGCGGCGTACGTATCGCCGAGGGCGACAAGCTCACGCTGTGGTACGGCTCGGCCAATCGCGACGAGACCAAGTTCGCCGACCCCTGGACGTTCGACGTCCGGCGAAACCCGAACCCGCACGTGGGTTTCGGAGGCGGCGGGGCGCACTTCTGCCTCGGCGCGAATCTGGCGCGGCGCGAAATCACGGTGGCCTTCGAGGAGGTGCACCGGCGGGTACCCGACCTGACCGCGACGGCCGAGCCCGACCGTCTGCATTCGGCGTTCATTCACGGGATCAAGCGGCTGCCCGTGTCCTGGACGCCGCCGGGCTGA
- a CDS encoding N-acyl-D-amino-acid deacylase family protein gives MLDLKITGGTVVDGTGAQRFRADIGVKDGRIVEVRRRSGDDPGLQTDAEQTIDATGRIVAPGFVDVHTHYDGQVSWDETLEPSSLHGVTTVVSGNCGVGFAPVRPGREQWLIELMEGVEDIPGSALAEGITWQWESFPEYLDAVEKRSLAVDYGTQIAHGAVRGYAMGERGARNEEATADDIAAMARIVTEAIEAGALGFSTSRTEAHRAISGEPVPGTYAAEAELFGLGRAMAAGGRAVFEVSPQGTAGESPAEACMREMDWMTKLSAEIERPVSFTMIQTGGAPDLWRAQLERAGKALENGIEVYAQFAARPFGMLFGFPGYHAFTHRPTYRKLKAQLAPAELTARLTDPAVRAAILAEDDLPPQLLPLFDGLFALIQHSLDRIYPIGDPPDYEPTPDQTVAAIAERRGEAPLATLYDLMLDGDGTAMLMLPFFNYAEGNHDAIYEMITHPAAVSGLSDGGAHCGLICDASYPTFLLTHWARDRHRGPKFSLEYVIRKQTLDTATLFGLSDRGVIAEGKKADLNVIDTDALRLDVPKMVYDLPAGGQRLIQSASGYDATVVSGVVTRRDGVDTGARPGRLLRGVR, from the coding sequence ATGCTCGATCTGAAGATCACCGGGGGGACCGTCGTCGACGGCACCGGCGCGCAACGCTTCCGGGCCGACATCGGCGTCAAGGACGGGCGCATCGTCGAGGTCCGCCGCCGCAGCGGCGACGACCCCGGCCTGCAGACCGACGCCGAGCAGACGATCGACGCGACCGGACGCATCGTCGCACCGGGTTTCGTCGACGTGCACACCCACTACGACGGGCAGGTCAGCTGGGACGAGACGCTGGAACCGTCGAGCCTGCACGGCGTGACCACCGTGGTCAGCGGCAATTGCGGGGTGGGTTTCGCCCCGGTGCGCCCCGGCCGCGAACAGTGGCTGATCGAGCTGATGGAAGGCGTCGAGGACATCCCCGGCTCAGCGCTGGCCGAAGGCATCACCTGGCAGTGGGAGAGCTTTCCCGAATATCTCGACGCCGTCGAAAAGCGCAGTCTAGCCGTCGATTACGGCACGCAGATCGCCCACGGCGCGGTACGCGGGTATGCGATGGGAGAGCGCGGGGCCCGCAACGAGGAGGCCACCGCCGACGACATCGCCGCGATGGCGCGCATCGTGACCGAGGCGATCGAAGCCGGTGCGCTGGGGTTCTCCACCTCGCGCACCGAGGCGCACCGCGCGATCAGCGGTGAGCCGGTCCCGGGCACCTACGCCGCCGAGGCCGAGCTGTTCGGGCTCGGGCGCGCGATGGCTGCCGGCGGGCGCGCGGTTTTCGAGGTGTCACCGCAGGGCACGGCCGGCGAGAGCCCGGCCGAGGCGTGCATGCGCGAGATGGACTGGATGACCAAGCTCAGCGCCGAGATCGAACGACCTGTGTCGTTCACCATGATCCAGACCGGCGGCGCCCCCGATCTGTGGCGCGCTCAGCTCGAGCGTGCGGGCAAGGCGCTGGAGAACGGCATCGAGGTCTACGCACAGTTCGCCGCGCGGCCGTTCGGCATGTTGTTCGGCTTCCCCGGCTACCACGCGTTCACCCACCGGCCGACCTACCGCAAGCTCAAGGCGCAGTTGGCGCCCGCGGAGCTCACGGCGCGGCTGACCGATCCGGCGGTGCGCGCGGCCATTCTGGCCGAGGACGACCTGCCACCGCAGCTGCTCCCGTTGTTCGACGGGTTGTTCGCGCTGATTCAGCACAGTCTCGACCGCATCTACCCGATCGGCGATCCGCCCGACTACGAGCCGACGCCCGATCAGACGGTCGCGGCGATCGCCGAGCGCCGCGGCGAGGCCCCTCTGGCGACGTTGTACGACCTGATGCTCGACGGCGACGGCACCGCGATGCTGATGCTGCCGTTCTTCAACTACGCCGAGGGTAATCACGACGCCATCTACGAGATGATTACCCACCCGGCGGCGGTGTCGGGGCTCTCCGACGGGGGTGCGCACTGCGGGCTGATCTGCGACGCCTCCTACCCGACATTTCTGCTGACCCATTGGGCCCGTGACCGCCACCGCGGTCCGAAGTTCTCCCTCGAGTACGTCATCCGTAAGCAGACCCTGGACACCGCAACCCTTTTCGGGCTGTCCGACAGGGGCGTGATCGCCGAGGGCAAGAAGGCCGACCTCAACGTCATCGACACCGACGCGCTGCGTCTCGACGTCCCCAAGATGGTCTACGACCTGCCCGCCGGCGGGCAGCGGCTGATCCAGAGCGCATCGGGCTACGACGCGACGGTGGTCAGCGGTGTGGTGACCCGCCGGGACGGCGTCGACACCGGAGCCCGCCCGGGCCGGCTGTTGCGCGGGGTGCGCTGA
- a CDS encoding glycosyltransferase: MRVVQVANFYGPRSGGLRTAVDRLGAEYCRAGHDVYLLVPGTNREQSRLTSGVTRITLPARQIPLTGGYRAVSVYPVIGELERLSPDALEVSDRLTLRRLGRWGRSHGVWTVMISHERLDRLVGQVLPDRWARGIADAANRRTAADYDAVVCTTAFAREEFTRIGATNLSTVPLGVDLHQFHPSRWSLPVRRYWAGAGQLLLVHCGRLSIEKHPHRSIATIAALRRWGIDARLVVVGEGPLRARLQRQAVGLPVDFTGHIDCRDTVAGILASADVALAPGPHETFGLAALEALACGTPAVVSRSSALAEILTEDSGAAAADDAAALARAVTSILRRPERLRRHGARRRAEQFSWTRSGEAMLAVLDPFAAHPATGGLTS, translated from the coding sequence ATGCGGGTCGTCCAGGTCGCCAACTTCTACGGTCCCCGTTCGGGCGGGCTGCGGACCGCTGTGGACCGGCTGGGCGCGGAATACTGCCGCGCCGGGCACGATGTGTATCTCCTGGTGCCCGGAACGAACAGGGAACAGAGCAGGCTGACCTCGGGGGTCACCCGGATCACGCTGCCGGCCCGGCAGATTCCGCTCACCGGTGGCTATCGGGCGGTGTCTGTGTACCCGGTGATCGGCGAACTGGAGCGGCTGAGCCCGGATGCTCTGGAGGTTTCGGACCGGTTGACGCTGCGCCGCCTGGGCCGGTGGGGTCGCAGCCACGGGGTGTGGACGGTGATGATCTCCCACGAGCGGCTGGATCGCCTTGTCGGACAGGTGCTTCCCGACCGGTGGGCTCGCGGGATCGCCGACGCCGCCAACCGCCGCACCGCGGCCGACTACGACGCGGTCGTGTGCACCACCGCGTTCGCCCGTGAAGAGTTCACCCGCATCGGTGCCACCAATCTGTCCACGGTCCCGCTGGGCGTGGACCTGCACCAGTTCCACCCGAGCCGGTGGTCCCTGCCGGTCCGGCGGTACTGGGCGGGCGCCGGGCAGTTGCTGCTGGTGCACTGCGGACGGTTGTCGATCGAGAAGCACCCGCATCGCAGCATCGCCACGATCGCCGCGCTGCGCCGCTGGGGCATCGACGCGCGGCTGGTGGTCGTCGGGGAGGGGCCGCTGCGGGCGCGCCTGCAGCGGCAGGCGGTCGGGCTGCCCGTCGACTTCACCGGGCACATCGACTGCCGCGACACCGTGGCCGGCATCCTGGCCAGCGCCGATGTCGCGCTGGCACCCGGACCCCACGAGACTTTCGGGCTCGCCGCACTCGAGGCGCTGGCGTGTGGGACTCCCGCGGTGGTGTCACGGTCCTCCGCGCTGGCCGAGATCCTGACCGAGGACAGCGGCGCCGCCGCGGCCGACGACGCGGCGGCGCTGGCCCGGGCCGTCACCTCGATCCTGCGGCGTCCCGAACGGCTCCGCCGTCACGGCGCGCGCCGGCGCGCCGAACAGTTCAGCTGGACACGGTCGGGAGAGGCCATGTTGGCGGTACTGGACCCATTCGCCGCCCACCCGGCCACCGGTGGCCTAACATCCTGA
- a CDS encoding N-acyl-D-amino-acid deacylase family protein has translation MTYDTIIRGARWFDGTGAPSAVRTLGIRDGQIVAVVPGELDAAGCPQVIDAHGKWVLPGMIDIHTHYDVEVLDGPALTESLRHGVTTVVLGSCSLSTVHVDAVTAGDIFGRVEAIPRDHVISAVERHRNWTGAEEYICALEALPLGPNLAAFLGHSDIRAATMGLDRATRAEVRPTPAEQTRMEGLLTDALRAGFLGMSSLQLRFDKIDGERCRSRTLPSTFAARTELRRLTTLLRRSGRVLQSAPDIENPANLVSHLLRSLGLRRRPLKTSLLSAADVKTNPLAWRALGPMARLVNRLGGNFRWQHLPVPFEVYADGIDFVIFEEFGAGEAALHLQDEVERNEMLRDRTYRRRFRKDYENKLGVRVWQRDFFDAEIVGCPDRSVTGKSFGQVGRERGIHPVDAFLDLVVEHGKKLRWRTTISNHRPAVLQKMARDAGLQMGFSDAGAHLRNMAFYNMGLRLLRHVRDAERAGRPFMTVEHAVHRLTGELADWYRIDAGHLRVGDRADLVIVDPDRLDASLDDYAEDAVDIYGGLSRMVNRNDATVSAVFVGGRAVFLDGAPTAVVGRRRTGQFLRVAQRTPALAQSEGDLADAG, from the coding sequence GTGACCTACGACACGATCATTCGGGGGGCCCGCTGGTTCGACGGCACGGGCGCCCCGTCGGCGGTGCGCACGCTCGGCATCCGCGACGGGCAGATCGTGGCGGTGGTCCCCGGCGAGCTCGACGCGGCCGGATGCCCGCAGGTGATCGATGCGCACGGCAAGTGGGTGCTGCCCGGGATGATCGACATCCACACCCACTACGACGTCGAAGTCCTCGACGGTCCGGCCTTGACGGAGTCGCTGCGCCACGGCGTCACCACCGTCGTCCTCGGATCCTGTTCGCTGTCAACGGTCCATGTCGACGCGGTGACCGCCGGTGACATCTTCGGCCGAGTCGAGGCCATTCCGCGCGATCACGTCATCTCGGCCGTCGAGCGCCACCGGAACTGGACCGGCGCCGAGGAGTACATCTGCGCGCTGGAGGCGCTGCCGCTCGGCCCGAATCTCGCGGCGTTCCTCGGGCACTCCGACATTCGGGCCGCGACCATGGGTCTGGATCGCGCCACCCGCGCCGAGGTCCGGCCCACCCCGGCCGAACAGACCCGGATGGAGGGCCTGCTGACCGATGCGCTGCGCGCCGGCTTCCTCGGAATGTCCTCGCTGCAGCTGCGTTTCGACAAGATCGACGGCGAGCGGTGCCGCTCCCGCACGTTGCCGTCGACGTTCGCCGCGCGGACGGAACTGCGCCGGCTGACCACGCTGCTGCGTCGGTCCGGCCGGGTGCTGCAGTCCGCGCCCGACATCGAGAACCCGGCGAATCTGGTGTCGCACCTGCTGCGGTCGCTGGGCCTGCGCCGCCGGCCGCTCAAGACCAGCCTGCTCTCGGCCGCCGATGTGAAGACCAATCCGCTGGCCTGGCGCGCGCTCGGTCCGATGGCGCGGCTGGTCAACCGGCTCGGTGGGAACTTCCGTTGGCAGCATCTGCCGGTGCCGTTCGAGGTCTACGCCGACGGCATCGACTTCGTCATCTTCGAGGAGTTCGGCGCCGGAGAGGCCGCGCTGCATCTGCAGGACGAGGTCGAGCGCAACGAGATGCTGCGCGACCGGACATATCGACGCAGGTTCCGCAAGGACTACGAGAACAAGCTCGGGGTGCGCGTGTGGCAGCGCGACTTCTTCGACGCCGAGATCGTCGGCTGCCCGGACCGGTCGGTGACCGGCAAGTCGTTCGGTCAGGTCGGTCGCGAGCGCGGCATCCACCCGGTCGACGCATTCCTGGACCTGGTGGTCGAGCACGGCAAAAAATTGCGCTGGCGCACCACGATCTCCAACCACCGGCCGGCAGTCCTGCAGAAGATGGCCCGGGATGCGGGACTGCAGATGGGCTTCTCCGACGCCGGGGCGCACCTGCGCAACATGGCGTTCTACAACATGGGACTGCGCCTGCTGCGCCACGTCCGCGACGCCGAACGCGCCGGCCGGCCCTTCATGACCGTCGAGCATGCCGTGCACCGGCTGACCGGTGAGCTGGCCGACTGGTACCGCATCGACGCCGGCCACCTGCGCGTCGGTGACCGCGCCGACCTGGTGATCGTCGACCCCGATCGTCTCGATGCGAGCCTCGACGACTACGCCGAGGACGCCGTGGACATCTACGGCGGACTCTCGCGGATGGTCAACCGCAACGACGCCACCGTGTCGGCGGTGTTCGTCGGCGGCCGGGCGGTTTTCCTCGACGGTGCGCCGACCGCCGTGGTGGGCCGGCGCCGGACCGGACAGTTCCTGCGGGTCGCCCAGCGCACGCCCGCCCTCGCACAGTCGGAAGGGGACCTCGCCGATGCCGGCTGA
- a CDS encoding glutamine synthetase family protein, producing MAAKPLAAAAIAQLEADGVATLIGTVVNPAGLIHAKTVPLRRMGSFADPGLGASPVWHVFAIDQTGIVFSEATGVIGDQRIRIDLGALRILGDGLAWAPGSFYGQDGAPDPYCTRGALRRVEDTLSAAGIEALVGHEIEFVLVGPDGAALPGHLWAQYGLAGVLEFENFVRDVTAAATASSVAIEQFHPEYGVNQFEISLAPQPPVAAADQVTLMRIIIGRIARKYGMRASLSPVPFAGSVGNGAHQHFSLMRDGTPLFSGGDGPAGMTADGASAVAGVLAGLREAQGVLSGSIMSGMRMQPGQWAGAYACWGTENREAAVRFLSGGAANPYGANVEVKIIDPSANPYLASAVILGLAADGIRQGESLPAEVTVDPSSLTADADVAVLGTDQSAILEALEHSSRMRAILGAAVVDAVVAVRRYEQHHYAHLDGDALAEKFRLSWSV from the coding sequence ATGGCAGCCAAACCGCTCGCCGCTGCGGCCATCGCTCAACTCGAGGCCGACGGGGTCGCGACACTGATCGGCACCGTGGTCAATCCCGCGGGCCTGATCCACGCCAAGACGGTGCCGCTGCGCCGGATGGGCTCGTTCGCCGACCCCGGGCTGGGCGCCAGCCCGGTGTGGCACGTGTTCGCCATCGACCAGACGGGAATCGTGTTCAGCGAGGCCACCGGCGTCATCGGTGACCAACGCATCCGCATCGATCTCGGCGCACTGCGCATCCTGGGCGACGGATTGGCCTGGGCGCCGGGATCGTTCTACGGCCAGGACGGCGCGCCGGATCCGTACTGCACCCGCGGCGCGCTGCGCCGGGTGGAGGACACGTTGTCCGCAGCCGGGATCGAAGCGCTCGTCGGGCACGAGATCGAGTTCGTGCTCGTCGGCCCCGACGGCGCTGCGCTGCCCGGTCACCTGTGGGCTCAGTACGGTCTGGCCGGCGTTCTCGAGTTCGAGAACTTCGTCCGTGACGTCACCGCAGCCGCGACCGCGTCCAGCGTGGCCATCGAGCAGTTCCACCCCGAGTACGGTGTCAACCAGTTCGAGATCTCCCTGGCCCCGCAGCCGCCGGTCGCCGCGGCCGACCAGGTCACGCTGATGCGCATCATCATCGGACGCATCGCGCGCAAGTACGGAATGCGCGCCAGCCTGTCACCGGTGCCCTTCGCCGGCAGCGTCGGAAACGGTGCGCACCAACACTTCTCGCTGATGCGAGACGGAACGCCGCTGTTCTCGGGCGGCGACGGACCCGCCGGCATGACCGCCGACGGCGCGTCGGCGGTGGCCGGTGTGCTCGCCGGGCTGCGGGAGGCCCAAGGCGTGCTCAGCGGGTCCATCATGTCGGGGATGCGGATGCAGCCCGGGCAGTGGGCAGGCGCCTACGCCTGCTGGGGCACGGAGAACCGGGAAGCCGCGGTGCGATTCCTGTCCGGCGGAGCCGCCAACCCGTACGGCGCCAACGTCGAGGTCAAGATCATCGACCCGTCGGCGAACCCGTACCTGGCTTCGGCGGTGATCCTGGGTCTGGCGGCCGACGGCATCCGGCAGGGGGAGTCGCTGCCCGCCGAGGTGACCGTTGATCCGTCCAGTCTGACCGCCGACGCCGATGTGGCGGTGCTGGGCACCGACCAGTCGGCGATTCTCGAAGCGCTCGAGCATTCGTCGCGGATGCGCGCCATCCTGGGCGCGGCCGTCGTCGATGCCGTCGTCGCGGTCCGGCGCTACGAACAGCACCATTACGCGCACCTGGACGGCGACGCGCTGGCCGAGAAGTTCCGGCTGTCCTGGAGCGTGTGA
- a CDS encoding dienelactone hydrolase family protein produces MTPLQRYIAEEIATDHVDGLMSRREALRRLALLGVGATAASALIAACGRDDSGEAGDRGGTAAPATSPASPAAAPPGMDAALPTTPVQWAGPSGELQGAWAEAPDARGAVLVIHENKGLNDWTRSVAGRLAGAGYSSLAVDLLSAQGGTATFADPAEATAALGRRDPADMVADIRSGLAEVARRTPGRKIAVVGFCMGGGLVWRTLAAGAPELAAALPFYGPTPDDADFSSSRDVAVLAFYGELDQRVNATEPAARAALQEAGLVHEIVIEPGANHAFFNDTGDRYDPAAAADAWRRSLDWLSAHLT; encoded by the coding sequence GTGACGCCGCTGCAGCGCTATATCGCCGAGGAGATCGCCACCGACCACGTCGACGGTCTGATGTCACGCCGGGAGGCGCTGCGCCGGCTGGCCCTGCTCGGCGTCGGCGCGACTGCGGCCTCGGCGTTGATCGCCGCGTGCGGCCGCGATGACAGCGGGGAGGCGGGGGACCGCGGGGGGACCGCGGCGCCGGCGACGTCGCCGGCCTCCCCGGCCGCCGCGCCCCCCGGGATGGACGCGGCCCTGCCCACCACACCGGTGCAGTGGGCCGGCCCTTCCGGTGAACTGCAGGGCGCCTGGGCCGAAGCGCCCGACGCGCGCGGCGCGGTGCTGGTCATCCACGAGAACAAGGGCCTCAACGACTGGACCCGGTCGGTGGCGGGGCGGCTGGCCGGTGCCGGCTACTCCAGCCTGGCCGTCGACCTGCTCTCCGCACAGGGCGGCACCGCCACCTTCGCCGATCCCGCGGAGGCCACCGCAGCACTCGGCCGGCGTGACCCGGCCGACATGGTGGCCGACATCCGCTCCGGTCTCGCCGAGGTGGCGCGCCGCACCCCGGGCCGCAAGATCGCGGTGGTCGGCTTCTGCATGGGCGGTGGACTGGTCTGGCGCACGCTCGCCGCCGGCGCGCCCGAACTGGCCGCCGCCTTGCCGTTCTACGGCCCCACCCCCGACGACGCCGATTTCTCTAGCTCCCGCGACGTCGCGGTGCTGGCCTTCTACGGGGAGCTCGATCAACGGGTCAACGCCACCGAACCGGCCGCCCGGGCGGCGCTGCAGGAGGCCGGCCTGGTCCACGAGATCGTCATCGAGCCGGGCGCCAATCACGCGTTCTTCAACGACACCGGCGACCGGTACGACCCGGCCGCCGCAGCCGATGCCTGGCGTCGCTCACTGGACTGGCTGTCGGCCCACCTGACCTGA
- a CDS encoding nuclear transport factor 2 family protein, producing MPADPETTVAGLWAALSDRDWDRLQTFLAPDCIYLDVPVGPAAAARGPEDIVKRLKIGIAPLAAYENFPGLMVSNGVDVMYEHSEQWRWPTGESALLPFVSVHRVSDGKITLWKDYWDMGALANHAPPSWLEDFANADMSWVFDATGLV from the coding sequence ATGCCGGCTGATCCGGAGACCACCGTCGCCGGCCTGTGGGCGGCGCTGTCGGACCGCGACTGGGACCGGCTGCAGACCTTCCTGGCCCCCGACTGCATCTACCTCGACGTACCCGTCGGACCCGCCGCCGCGGCCCGCGGCCCCGAGGACATCGTCAAGCGGTTGAAGATCGGCATCGCGCCGCTGGCGGCCTACGAGAACTTCCCGGGACTGATGGTCAGCAACGGCGTCGACGTGATGTACGAGCACAGTGAGCAATGGCGTTGGCCCACCGGGGAATCGGCGCTGCTGCCGTTCGTCTCCGTGCACCGGGTCTCCGACGGCAAGATCACGCTGTGGAAGGACTACTGGGACATGGGGGCGCTGGCCAACCACGCGCCACCCTCCTGGCTCGAGGACTTCGCCAACGCGGACATGAGCTGGGTGTTCGACGCCACCGGACTGGTCTGA
- a CDS encoding carboxymuconolactone decarboxylase family protein, with amino-acid sequence MSRIGDFADDDVTGFAQKSPDLGAAMAQFSTAVYTKNRLPMRVREAARIVIAHANECVVCQNTRDSAGEDNGLTEEFYDYATQWRTWPGYSDAERIAMEFAHRFATDHTALRDDEDFWRRAAAHFDDELLTDLAISCAMWVGMGRMLRTLDIGQTCKITL; translated from the coding sequence ATGAGCCGAATCGGGGATTTCGCCGACGATGACGTGACCGGCTTCGCACAGAAGTCGCCCGACCTGGGCGCCGCGATGGCCCAGTTCAGCACCGCCGTCTACACCAAGAACAGGTTGCCGATGCGGGTCCGCGAGGCGGCTCGGATCGTCATCGCCCACGCCAACGAGTGCGTGGTGTGCCAGAACACCCGCGATTCCGCGGGCGAGGACAACGGCCTCACCGAGGAGTTCTACGACTACGCGACGCAATGGCGCACGTGGCCGGGGTACAGCGATGCCGAACGCATCGCGATGGAGTTCGCCCACCGGTTTGCCACCGATCACACCGCGCTGCGCGACGATGAGGACTTCTGGCGCCGTGCCGCAGCGCATTTCGACGACGAACTGCTGACCGACCTGGCCATCTCCTGCGCGATGTGGGTGGGGATGGGCCGCATGTTGCGCACCCTCGATATCGGTCAGACCTGCAAGATCACGCTGTAA